One genomic window of Anguilla anguilla isolate fAngAng1 chromosome 13, fAngAng1.pri, whole genome shotgun sequence includes the following:
- the LOC118211314 gene encoding galanin receptor type 2 — translation MADGEALLGNGTGEGHVEQVLLPVLDSLIMITGVFGHSLVIVILTGRCRRAGGRPPPGTDILLLALSAADLLLLACLPFHATATAMGRWPFGEPLCKVISFTGVACSSASVFTLAALAVTRYLTVVRPTSAYLWRRQGRLQLVVAALWLPAIALAAPQLAFRVVGTTGPLYCFAFLADIRQQLAYSISHFLLAFALPLAVIVLTYARIYGFLARRRKCSAPETRLELYQKRVTRTSALLVLAFTLCWLPSYVLMFCLVGGTADGSGHLEALSVFARMAGASSTIANPVLYVFLSSKFRKDLQELFQVRGPRRSCCSELRAKEPARSPEPEVELGQPPPTALSQPESRIMGLPPGFKQEYPAGGS, via the coding sequence ATGGCTGATGGCGAAGCGTTGCTTGGGAACGGGACGGGTGAAGGGCATGTGGAGCAGgtgctgctgcctgtgctgGACTCCCTAATTATGATTACGGGGGTGTTCGGGCACAGCCTGGTGATCGTCATCCTCACGGGCCGgtgcaggagagcaggaggcCGGCCACCGCCGGGGACCGACATCCTTCTCCTGGCACTGAGCGCCGCcgacctgctgctgctggcctgCCTGCCCTTCCACGCCACCGCCACGGCGATGGGCCGCTGGCCCTTCGGCGAACCCCTCTGCAAGGTCATCAGCTTCACGGGCGTGGCCTGTTCCTCCGCCAGCGTCTTCACCCTGGCCGCGTTGGCCGTCACCCGCTACCTGACAGTGGTGCGCCCGACCTCGGCCTACCTCTGGCGGAGGCAGGGGCGGCTCCAGCTGGTGGTGGCAGCGCTCTGGCTCCCAGCGATAGCCCTGGCGGCTCCCCAGCTGGCCTTCCGCGTGGTAGGCACCACGGGTCCGTTATACTGCTTCGCCTTCCTGGCCGACATCCGGCAACAGCTGGCCTACTCCATCTCCCACTTCCTCCTGGCCTTCGCCCTGCCTCTGGCCGTCATAGTGCTGACGTACGCCCGGATCTACGGCTTCCTGGCGCGGAGGCGGAAGTGTTCGGCCCCCGAGACCCGCCTGGAGCTCTACCAGAAGCGAGTGACCCGGACCTCGGCCCTGCTGGTGCTGGCCTTCACCCTCTGCTGGCTGCCCTCCTACGTCCTCATGTTCTGCCTGGTGGGGGGCACGGCGGATGGCTCGGGCCACCTCGAGGCCCTCTCCGTCTTCGCCCGCATGGCCGGCGCCTCCTCCACCATCGCCAACCCCGTGCTCTACGTCTTCCTGTCCAGCAAGTTCCGGAAGGACCTCCAGGAACTGTTCCAGGTGAGGGGACCCCGGAGGTCGTGCTGCTCTGAGCTCCGGGCCAAGGAACCCGCCCGGTCTCCCGAACCTGAGGTGGAGCTGGGCCAGCCGCCCCCCACCGCCCTGAGCCAGCCGGAAAGCCGGATCATGGGCCTTCCACCAGGTTTCAAACAGGAGTACCCAGCAGGCGGTTCCTAG